The Thermoplasmata archaeon genome window below encodes:
- a CDS encoding RNA-guided endonuclease TnpB family protein, giving the protein MVQRAYHTELDPTNVQRTALRQHAGCARFAYNFGLQRKEETWWLNQLPVPRIKNPTAIDLHREINSRKQSDLGWMYESSKCAPQEALRDLDRAFKNFFEGRAKYPRFHSRRSGRSSFRLTGAVKVEDGHITLPRIGRVRLKERGYPPAEVRLRSVTASERSGRWYVSVAVEEERPLVASPTGGVVGVDLGIDVLATVSDGRVIENPRAFMARQRKLQHLQREVSRKRKGSHNREKARDRLSRCHAKVADLRTDAIHKATTMLARAKPVIVVESLRPANMLRNHSLARSLSDASFGEFVRQLEYKCRWYGSRLVKVDPFYPSTKQCSRCGNVKEEMPLSERVYRCAKCGFVLDRDLNAARNLARVAASSAETENACGEMASRSREVLAPPQGIRNPASLAPAANV; this is encoded by the coding sequence ATGGTTCAACGCGCCTATCACACGGAACTGGACCCGACCAACGTCCAGCGGACGGCCCTCCGCCAGCACGCCGGGTGCGCCCGGTTCGCCTACAACTTCGGCCTCCAGCGGAAGGAAGAGACGTGGTGGTTGAACCAACTCCCGGTCCCACGCATCAAGAATCCGACGGCCATCGACCTGCACCGTGAGATCAACTCCCGCAAGCAGAGCGACCTCGGGTGGATGTACGAATCCTCGAAGTGCGCCCCGCAGGAGGCCCTGCGGGACTTGGATCGCGCTTTCAAGAACTTCTTCGAGGGGCGGGCGAAGTATCCGAGGTTCCACTCCCGCCGCTCGGGGCGGAGTTCGTTCCGTCTTACCGGGGCCGTCAAGGTGGAGGACGGCCACATCACACTCCCACGGATTGGTCGGGTGAGGCTCAAGGAGCGTGGCTATCCCCCGGCCGAGGTCCGCCTCCGCTCGGTTACGGCATCGGAGAGGTCGGGGCGGTGGTATGTCAGTGTCGCGGTTGAGGAGGAACGTCCCCTTGTGGCATCTCCGACGGGCGGGGTCGTGGGCGTGGACCTCGGCATCGACGTTCTCGCCACCGTGAGCGACGGGCGGGTCATCGAGAATCCCCGCGCCTTCATGGCGCGACAACGGAAACTCCAGCATCTCCAACGGGAGGTATCGAGGAAGAGGAAAGGAAGCCACAACCGAGAGAAGGCCAGAGACCGACTGTCCCGGTGCCATGCGAAGGTCGCGGACCTGCGCACGGACGCGATCCACAAGGCCACGACGATGTTGGCGAGAGCCAAGCCCGTCATCGTGGTCGAGAGTCTGCGTCCCGCGAACATGCTCCGCAACCACTCGCTCGCCCGTTCCCTATCGGACGCCTCCTTCGGGGAGTTCGTCCGGCAGTTGGAGTACAAGTGCCGGTGGTACGGGTCGCGCCTCGTCAAGGTGGACCCGTTCTACCCGAGCACGAAGCAGTGCTCCCGGTGCGGGAACGTGAAGGAGGAGATGCCGCTCTCCGAGCGCGTCTATCGATGCGCGAAGTGCGGATTTGTACTCGACCGGGACCTGAATGCCGCTCGCAATCTCGCGAGGGTCGCCGCCAGTTCGGCGGAGACGGAAAACGCCTGTGGAGAGATGGCCTCCAGGAGCCGCGAGGTTCTTGCGCCGCCTCAAGGAATCAGGAACCCAGCATCGTTGGCGCCTGCCGCCAATGTCTAG
- a CDS encoding IS607 family transposase, whose amino-acid sequence MDVLLRIGDAASRLGLTVTTLQRWDRQGRIRVVRTLGGMRRIPLSEVQRLMGEQELRSPILYARVSSHGQKDALERQKERLQRAFPGAELHTDICSGLKFDRPGFLAVLKAVQERRVSRLVVAYEDRLARFGVDLLRQVFAAYGTTLEVLDPKPKDRPESELANDLITIITSFSARLYGLRSHKTKRLLSEARKVLKGP is encoded by the coding sequence ATGGATGTCCTCCTGCGTATCGGTGATGCCGCCTCCCGGCTCGGGCTCACTGTCACGACACTCCAACGATGGGACCGGCAAGGGAGGATACGGGTCGTGCGGACCCTCGGTGGGATGCGGCGTATCCCGTTGTCCGAGGTCCAACGCCTCATGGGCGAACAAGAACTTCGGTCGCCCATCCTCTACGCCCGCGTCTCCTCGCACGGCCAAAAGGACGCCCTCGAACGACAGAAGGAGCGCCTTCAACGAGCGTTTCCGGGGGCAGAACTTCACACCGATATCTGTTCGGGTCTCAAGTTCGACCGACCCGGGTTTCTCGCGGTCCTCAAGGCCGTACAGGAACGGCGCGTCTCCCGCTTGGTCGTGGCCTACGAGGACCGACTCGCCAGGTTCGGTGTGGACCTGCTCCGCCAAGTCTTCGCCGCCTACGGTACGACCCTTGAGGTTCTCGACCCGAAGCCCAAGGACAGACCCGAGTCGGAATTGGCGAACGACCTCATCACCATCATCACCTCGTTCTCGGCGCGACTCTACGGGCTTCGCAGCCACAAGACGAAGCGGCTCCTCTCCGAGGCCCGCAAGGTGCTGAAGGGCCCGTGA
- a CDS encoding M48 family metalloprotease, whose translation MDAPVLGIPFLLVVVWVATGVGLLVAVRRSGSPIVLRLAATFLALWAVLVTTALAWVVVEGGWGGAAGLVRSPFMLFQPQFASVWALGAVGAFVVFALAFLINQLVGRGWLSILQPTVIPWPERLPSPGKSIALLGFPDARVDAFSFTLVEFGGPRLVRRREVILLSSGLRATLTPEELESVIAHELGHVRDLDGRYLTFFRTFARLMRWDPVLGRVASALTRREEYRADDEAVEMTHNPRALARALFKASTNGGGELGIRAVGFLGLGGERGRAEAWRRIRRLVARAESDAPAGALAANGNRYT comes from the coding sequence ATGGATGCGCCCGTACTGGGGATCCCGTTTCTTCTCGTGGTCGTCTGGGTGGCGACTGGCGTTGGGTTGCTCGTCGCGGTCCGCCGATCCGGCTCGCCCATCGTCCTCCGGCTTGCGGCGACCTTCCTCGCGTTGTGGGCGGTGCTCGTCACGACCGCGCTCGCTTGGGTCGTCGTCGAAGGAGGCTGGGGCGGGGCCGCAGGGCTTGTGCGATCGCCCTTCATGCTCTTCCAGCCTCAGTTCGCCTCGGTCTGGGCGCTCGGGGCGGTCGGCGCGTTCGTCGTTTTCGCGCTCGCGTTCCTGATCAACCAGCTGGTCGGTCGCGGCTGGCTCAGCATCCTCCAGCCCACCGTGATCCCCTGGCCGGAGCGTCTGCCATCTCCGGGAAAATCCATCGCTCTCCTTGGCTTCCCGGATGCCCGGGTCGACGCCTTCAGCTTCACCCTCGTCGAGTTCGGGGGCCCGCGCCTCGTCCGCCGTCGTGAGGTGATCCTGCTCTCGAGCGGCCTTCGCGCGACCCTGACGCCTGAGGAACTCGAAAGCGTGATCGCCCACGAGCTCGGCCATGTCCGAGACCTGGACGGCCGCTACCTGACATTCTTCCGCACGTTCGCACGATTGATGCGATGGGATCCGGTGCTCGGTCGGGTCGCGAGTGCGCTCACACGGCGCGAGGAGTACCGCGCGGACGACGAGGCGGTGGAAATGACCCACAATCCGCGCGCGCTCGCGCGTGCGCTGTTCAAGGCCAGTACGAACGGGGGCGGCGAGCTCGGGATCCGTGCGGTGGGGTTCCTCGGTCTCGGCGGCGAACGGGGCCGCGCCGAAGCGTGGCGCCGGATCCGCCGCCTCGTGGCCCGCGCCGAGTCCGACGCCCCAGCGGGGGCTTTAGCTGCTAACGGTAATAGATATACATAG
- a CDS encoding BlaI/MecI/CopY family transcriptional regulator, whose amino-acid sequence MPGSLEADVIRSLRDLKEAPARTVRQDLEHRGVRVAYTTVATTLSRLHAKGVVKRRRETCRGGERYVYRPADFERKYLVNLLKGVVDMFGPAGVVHLNEEIEKLNPAEEQELRRKLGL is encoded by the coding sequence ATGCCCGGTTCCCTCGAAGCGGACGTGATTCGCTCGCTGCGTGATCTCAAGGAGGCTCCGGCGCGCACCGTCCGTCAGGACCTCGAGCACCGGGGGGTCCGCGTGGCCTACACCACGGTGGCGACGACCTTGTCCCGCCTCCACGCGAAAGGGGTTGTCAAGCGCCGCCGGGAAACCTGCCGAGGGGGCGAGCGCTACGTTTACCGACCCGCCGACTTCGAGCGGAAATACCTCGTCAATCTGCTTAAAGGGGTCGTCGACATGTTCGGCCCGGCGGGGGTCGTCCATCTGAACGAAGAGATCGAGAAGCTCAACCCGGCGGAGGAGCAAGAGCTCCGTCGGAAGCTGGGTCTGTAG
- a CDS encoding pyridoxal-phosphate dependent enzyme produces MTPPADPPTSILDLIGNTPAIPLRRVTEGVPYRVLVKLEFLNPGGSVKDRIGTSMIDEAERTGLLRPGGTIVEATSGNTGVGLALVAAVRGYRCVFVIPDKMSSEKIRLLRAYGARVVVTPSQLPPEHPMSHYSVARRLAREIPGAYYPNQYENEGNALAHYRTTGPEIDRNGGEDLVAVVATVGTGGTLSGIGRYFKEHRPSVRIVAVDPAGSILGTYFRTKQVTKVAPYLVEGIGEDMIPKSIHFQFIDEFVEVNDAESFAMARRLAREEGLFVGGSSGSAVVGALRWLSTRPVPAGSTIVIVLPDSGDRYLSKFYSDEWMREKGFLDPGATARSLLSRKGGLPALVTAEPTTRVRDALALLRRHGFSQMPILASGANLGSVQEEEILRRMLEDETVVERTVASVLLPPFPEVGADTPVATVLHRLKEERALLVREPATGTPIGLLTRYDLLGFLSEEGGSHAI; encoded by the coding sequence ATGACCCCGCCCGCGGACCCCCCCACGTCGATCCTCGACCTGATCGGGAATACTCCAGCGATCCCGCTGCGTCGGGTGACCGAGGGAGTCCCCTACCGGGTGCTGGTCAAGCTCGAGTTCCTCAATCCGGGCGGCTCGGTCAAGGACCGGATCGGCACCTCGATGATCGACGAGGCCGAGCGCACGGGTCTGCTCCGGCCGGGCGGAACGATCGTCGAGGCCACGAGCGGGAACACGGGGGTCGGACTCGCCCTCGTGGCCGCGGTCCGGGGGTACCGCTGTGTGTTCGTGATCCCGGACAAGATGAGCTCCGAGAAGATACGGCTGTTGCGCGCGTACGGCGCGCGCGTGGTCGTGACCCCGAGCCAGCTGCCGCCGGAGCACCCGATGAGCCACTACTCGGTCGCGCGTCGGCTCGCGCGGGAGATCCCCGGGGCGTACTACCCCAACCAGTACGAGAACGAGGGCAACGCGCTCGCCCACTACCGCACGACCGGGCCCGAGATCGATCGCAACGGCGGCGAGGACCTCGTGGCCGTGGTGGCCACGGTCGGGACCGGGGGAACGCTGAGTGGGATCGGACGCTACTTCAAGGAACACCGCCCGTCGGTCCGCATCGTCGCGGTCGACCCGGCGGGGTCGATCCTCGGGACCTACTTCCGGACGAAGCAGGTCACGAAGGTCGCTCCCTACCTCGTCGAGGGCATCGGGGAAGACATGATCCCGAAGTCGATCCACTTCCAGTTCATCGACGAGTTCGTCGAGGTCAACGACGCCGAGTCGTTCGCCATGGCGCGCCGCCTCGCCCGGGAAGAGGGGCTCTTCGTCGGGGGCTCGTCCGGATCCGCGGTCGTCGGAGCCCTACGCTGGCTTTCCACGCGCCCGGTGCCCGCGGGCTCCACGATCGTCATCGTTCTGCCGGATTCCGGCGACCGGTACCTTTCGAAGTTCTACTCGGACGAGTGGATGCGCGAGAAGGGGTTCCTCGACCCCGGCGCCACCGCGCGCAGCCTGCTTTCACGCAAGGGAGGCCTCCCCGCGCTCGTGACCGCCGAGCCCACCACGCGCGTCCGAGATGCGCTGGCCCTGCTGCGCCGGCACGGGTTCTCGCAGATGCCGATCCTCGCCTCGGGCGCGAACCTAGGGAGCGTTCAGGAGGAGGAGATCCTGCGTCGGATGCTCGAGGACGAGACCGTCGTCGAACGCACCGTCGCCTCCGTGCTCCTGCCCCCCTTCCCCGAGGTCGGCGCCGACACGCCCGTGGCGACCGTGCTCCACCGATTGAAGGAGGAGCGCGCGCTGTTGGTCCGGGAACCCGCAACCGGGACCCCCATCGGACTATTGACCCGGTACGATCTGCTCGGGTTCCTATCGGAGGAAGGAGGGAGCCATGCGATTTGA
- a CDS encoding PLP-dependent aspartate aminotransferase family protein, with protein sequence MRFDTRLIHAHQPPDAATGAVNTPIYLSSTFAQEAPNRNRGYVYGRTANPTRDVLERTLADLEGGARGLAFSSGLGALVSLLENYGTGRRIVSVNDLYGGSWRLFEHHRRQFGLKIDYLDMTDLDALREALAAGPTDLVYLETPTNPLLRIIDLSAVARLAHRAGALLAVDNTFASPALQRPIERGADIVLHSTTKYLGGHSDVLGGALVLRDAALGDRFAWIQNAAGAVPSPFDSYLVLRGLHTLGVRMRAHGANAQAAAELLERSRKVRIVHYPGLSSHPQHALARRQMDGYGGMISIDLRGGSAAARRFMRALRIFTLAESLGGVESLVEHPASMTHASVPRREREAHGVGGGLVRLSCGIEDPDDLLDDLRAGLRAA encoded by the coding sequence ATGCGATTTGATACCCGCCTGATCCACGCCCACCAGCCTCCCGACGCGGCCACCGGGGCCGTCAACACCCCCATCTACCTGTCGAGCACCTTCGCCCAGGAGGCGCCGAACCGCAACCGAGGATACGTCTACGGGCGGACGGCGAATCCCACCCGCGATGTCCTCGAGCGCACGCTCGCGGACCTGGAGGGCGGCGCCCGGGGCCTCGCCTTCTCCTCGGGCCTCGGCGCGCTCGTCAGCCTGCTCGAGAACTACGGAACGGGGCGGCGGATCGTGTCGGTCAACGATCTCTATGGCGGGTCCTGGCGCCTGTTCGAGCACCACCGCCGCCAGTTCGGCCTCAAGATCGACTACCTCGACATGACCGACCTCGACGCGCTTCGGGAGGCCCTGGCCGCGGGCCCGACCGATCTCGTGTACCTCGAAACGCCAACCAATCCGCTACTCCGGATCATCGACCTCAGCGCGGTCGCCCGCCTCGCCCACCGCGCCGGAGCGCTCCTGGCCGTGGACAATACGTTCGCGTCCCCGGCCCTCCAACGCCCGATCGAGCGGGGCGCGGACATCGTGCTGCACTCGACCACGAAGTACCTCGGAGGCCATTCGGACGTTCTCGGAGGCGCGCTCGTCCTCCGGGACGCAGCCCTGGGGGACCGGTTCGCGTGGATCCAGAACGCCGCGGGAGCCGTTCCGAGCCCGTTCGATAGCTATCTCGTGCTCCGCGGACTCCACACGCTCGGAGTGCGGATGCGCGCCCACGGGGCGAACGCGCAGGCCGCCGCCGAGCTGCTGGAACGGAGCCGGAAGGTCCGTATCGTTCACTATCCCGGCCTATCGAGCCATCCGCAGCACGCGCTCGCCCGCCGGCAGATGGACGGCTACGGCGGAATGATCAGCATCGACCTCCGCGGCGGTTCCGCGGCGGCGCGCCGTTTCATGCGGGCGCTTCGGATCTTCACCCTCGCGGAGAGCCTGGGAGGCGTGGAGTCGCTCGTCGAGCACCCGGCCTCGATGACCCATGCGAGCGTACCGCGCCGGGAGCGCGAGGCCCACGGGGTCGGCGGCGGCCTCGTGCGCCTCTCCTGCGGCATCGAGGATCCCGACGACCTCCTGGACGACCTGCGAGCCGGCCTCAGGGCGGCCTAG
- the cysS gene encoding cysteine--tRNA ligase, with the protein MRRVTIYDTLSRESRLFVPRFPPRVGMFVCGLTPYDEAHIGHARVAVVFDVVARALARWGYRMFYVQNVTNIDDKLLGRAGELGVDPFALADRHFGEWREAMERLGVRSVQYYPHATDYLPEILEQVGQLVDRGFAYRTDDGSVYYEVAKFPGYGKLSGQKVEALRPGARLEIDRNKHAPEDFVLWKAATPGEPSWESPWGPGRPGWHIEDTAITARLLGPRYDLHGGGLDLKFPHHEAEIAQAEAATGLAPLVNFWMHAGLVSMGGEKMSKSLGNVYSLTQALDEFGPMVLRFYYLNAHYRSPLEFTRGESLEAAREAYARLSLPYRRLRSQWDQEAPERVGEELPEELASASADLVDRLDETLADDFQTREVIAQLFVWGHRVAEWLPKLDRMSSGALATLAAPYRWVEETLGLFEEVEESGSSDLAAAVGVAIEARTRARTRGDFAEADRIRDALRAAGIELEDDATGTRWERTGSK; encoded by the coding sequence ATGCGTCGCGTCACGATCTACGATACGCTCTCCCGGGAGAGCCGGCTCTTCGTGCCGCGCTTCCCCCCGCGCGTCGGCATGTTCGTTTGCGGACTGACCCCGTACGACGAAGCCCACATCGGTCACGCCCGCGTGGCGGTCGTGTTCGACGTCGTCGCTCGGGCACTCGCACGGTGGGGATATCGGATGTTCTACGTCCAGAACGTTACGAACATCGACGACAAGCTTCTGGGCCGTGCGGGAGAGCTCGGCGTCGACCCGTTCGCGCTCGCCGACCGGCACTTCGGGGAGTGGCGCGAGGCGATGGAGCGGCTCGGCGTCCGGTCGGTCCAGTACTACCCGCACGCAACCGACTACCTCCCCGAGATCCTGGAACAGGTCGGCCAACTGGTGGACCGCGGATTCGCGTACCGAACGGACGACGGCTCGGTCTACTACGAGGTCGCGAAGTTCCCCGGCTACGGCAAGCTCTCCGGTCAGAAGGTCGAAGCGCTCCGACCCGGAGCGCGCCTGGAGATCGATCGCAACAAGCACGCGCCCGAGGACTTCGTGCTCTGGAAGGCTGCGACGCCGGGCGAGCCGAGCTGGGAGAGCCCGTGGGGCCCGGGACGACCCGGCTGGCACATCGAGGACACCGCGATCACGGCGCGACTGCTCGGTCCGCGCTACGATCTCCATGGAGGGGGCCTCGATCTGAAGTTCCCCCACCACGAGGCCGAGATCGCCCAGGCGGAGGCAGCGACCGGGCTCGCGCCCCTCGTGAACTTCTGGATGCACGCCGGCCTCGTATCGATGGGCGGGGAGAAGATGTCCAAATCGCTCGGCAACGTCTACTCGCTCACCCAGGCGCTCGACGAGTTCGGCCCCATGGTGCTGCGCTTCTACTACCTCAACGCGCACTACCGCAGCCCGCTCGAATTCACGCGGGGGGAGAGCCTGGAGGCCGCCCGCGAAGCGTACGCTCGCCTGTCGCTTCCCTACCGGCGCCTCCGGTCCCAATGGGACCAGGAGGCGCCCGAACGCGTCGGCGAGGAGCTGCCGGAGGAGCTCGCGAGCGCCTCGGCCGATCTCGTCGACCGCCTCGACGAAACCCTGGCGGACGACTTCCAAACGCGCGAGGTGATCGCGCAATTGTTCGTCTGGGGCCACCGGGTGGCCGAGTGGTTGCCCAAGCTCGACCGCATGTCGAGCGGAGCGCTCGCGACGCTGGCCGCCCCGTACCGCTGGGTCGAGGAAACGCTCGGGCTCTTTGAGGAGGTCGAGGAGAGCGGGTCGAGCGATCTCGCGGCCGCGGTCGGGGTCGCGATCGAGGCTCGGACCCGGGCCCGGACCCGCGGAGATTTCGCCGAGGCCGACCGGATCCGCGACGCTCTGCGCGCGGCGGGAATCGAACTCGAGGACGATGCTACTGGAACTCGGTGGGAACGCACCGGGTCGAAGTGA
- a CDS encoding alcohol dehydrogenase catalytic domain-containing protein translates to MRGFGFSEHGGLDRIGFVEIPEPTPGPGEVRIRIRAAAFNRLDRFTLEGIPGVPIERPHVLGSDGSGIVDALGAGVDDLAIGSSVLINPGIPDGTCEACRAGEEALCRAYRILGEHTQGSATTFVVVPRRNVHPKPERLSFTDAAAAPLVFQTAWRALATVGGVRPGDRVAIIGAGGGTTTAAVQIAKLLGGNVAVASRTLAKAERTRALGADAALSFDADHPLDKVLWQWSEKRGVDVIFDSNGAATVPRSVRALARGGRVVVIGATAGPTVEVDLRTLFWRQASIRGSTMANFREFNDVLGHLASGRLKPVVDSVFPFEQAPEAFRRFDGADLFGKIVVENPQT, encoded by the coding sequence ATGCGCGGCTTCGGGTTTTCCGAGCACGGCGGGCTCGACCGGATCGGATTCGTGGAGATCCCCGAGCCCACTCCCGGTCCCGGCGAGGTTCGGATCCGCATCCGAGCGGCCGCATTCAACCGGCTGGACCGGTTCACGCTCGAGGGGATCCCGGGCGTCCCGATCGAACGCCCTCACGTGCTGGGCTCCGACGGATCCGGAATCGTCGACGCGCTCGGAGCCGGCGTCGACGACCTTGCTATCGGATCGAGCGTTCTGATCAATCCGGGGATCCCGGATGGGACGTGCGAGGCCTGCCGGGCCGGTGAGGAAGCCCTGTGCCGGGCCTATCGCATCCTCGGCGAGCACACGCAGGGAAGCGCCACGACGTTCGTCGTGGTCCCCCGCCGCAACGTGCACCCCAAGCCCGAGCGGCTCTCCTTCACGGACGCTGCCGCAGCTCCCCTCGTCTTCCAGACCGCGTGGCGGGCGCTCGCCACGGTCGGCGGCGTCCGCCCCGGGGACCGCGTGGCGATCATCGGTGCCGGTGGTGGAACCACCACCGCGGCCGTCCAGATCGCGAAGCTCTTGGGCGGGAACGTCGCCGTCGCCTCGCGGACGCTCGCGAAGGCGGAGCGGACGCGCGCGCTCGGCGCCGATGCGGCACTCTCCTTCGATGCCGACCACCCGCTCGACAAGGTCCTGTGGCAGTGGAGCGAGAAACGGGGCGTGGACGTGATCTTCGATTCGAACGGTGCCGCGACGGTCCCAAGATCCGTCCGCGCGCTGGCCCGCGGAGGACGCGTGGTCGTTATCGGCGCCACCGCCGGCCCGACGGTCGAGGTCGATCTCCGCACGCTGTTCTGGCGCCAGGCGTCGATCCGCGGCAGCACGATGGCCAACTTCCGCGAATTCAACGACGTGCTGGGCCACCTCGCTAGCGGACGGCTGAAACCCGTCGTCGATTCCGTCTTCCCCTTCGAGCAGGCACCCGAGGCGTTCCGCCGGTTCGACGGAGCGGATCTCTTCGGCAAGATCGTGGTCGAGAACCCCCAAACCTAG